gagagagaggcgggggaggaagggggaaagggagggggcgcggagagagaggggggagggggagagatggggaaggggaaggggagggagggcgaggggaaagatggggaagggggaggggggagggaagagaccaggaaagatagaaggggagggaagaggggaaaagaaggggaatgggagggggtagaggtagacacggaagagggtgagaggcgaAGAGGATATggtgagaagaggatgagaggaagagagagtagggagtgaaggaacaaggaagatggaattggggagagagggggagggtgagaacggaatgggagagaagcggagagaaggaaggggtggagaaggggagggcgggtcagagaaggggggggggggaggaattaaGAGGGTGCAGGTGAAGAGACGTGGTTAGAATGCAGTTCAATTGTTATGGGGGTTAAATTTCGGGAAATAATTAGATTCAAAAGTGTTATAATGCACATATTCCATACAATGACTTAATATTTACataagtttatacatatgtttCATGCATGTGTCTAtagtacgtgcatatatgtatatatatgcatgtgtgagtgtgtgtgtgtgtgtgtgtgtgtgtgtgtgtgtgtgtgtgtgtgtgtgtgtgtgtgtgtgtgtgtgtgtgtgtgtgtgagtgtgtgtgtgtgtgtgtgagtgtgtgtgtgtgtgtgtgtgtgtgtgtgtgtgtgtgtgtgtgtgagtgtgtgtgtgtgtgtgagtgtgtgtgtgtgtgtgtgtgtgtgtgagtgtgtgtgcgtgcaagtataagtataagtgtaagtgttaagtgtaagtgtaagtgtaagtgtaagtgtaagtgtaagtgtaagtgcaagtgtaagtgtaagtgtaagtgtaagtgtaagtgtaagtgtaagtataagtataagtataagtgttaagtgttaagtgttaagtgtaagtgtaagtgtaagtgtaagtgtaagtgtaagtataagtgtaagtgtaagtgtaagtgtaagtataagtataagtgtaagtgttaagtgttaagtgtaagtgtaagtgtaagtgtaagtgtaagtgtaagtgaaagtgaaagtgaaagtgaaagtgaaagtgaaagtgaaagtgaaagtgaaagtgtaagtgtaagtgtaagtgtaggtgtaagtgtaggTGTAAGTGCCTGTGTGCGCGTGCGGCGGTCCCCTCCTCACCTGTCTCCTGAGCAGGATGTGCTTCCCCTTCCAGTACTTCATCATGCCCATGGCCTGGAACGTGCTCACGATGTCGTACGAGCTCACGGCCATCTCCGTGCTCATatctgcggagagagagagagcgggtcaTTATGGCCGCCGCTGacacccgccgccgccgccgccgccgccgccgccgccccgcaATCGGCACCggacattatcataattgccgtCATCAAGTCCGCCGTCGTTATCGCTCGCGTAAACTCCTGCTATGATCGCGCTCCTCATCAACATCAGTAATATCCTCATTAACAATGTTaaaatgatcattgtcattatcagacACTCGGTCACACGCacggcaaacagacagacagaaaggcagacggacggacggacggacggacggacggagacagacagacagaaagacagacagacagacggacggacggacagagacagacagacagaaagacagacagacagacagacagacggacggacggacggacggacactgacagacagacagacagacagacagacagacagaaagatagacggacggacggacggacggacggacggacagacagacagacagacagacggacagacagacagataggcaggcaggcagacacgcacacaaacgtacgcacacaatctcacaatctcaaacaaacacacacacacaaagtgtccCAACGTCACACCTCTTGGCCAGAACACAGCAAACTCGTCACCTAATACAGGCAGAGCGACAGCCGTGTCAGGCAGGTGcaccaagaaacacagacagacacagacacagacagacagatagacaaacgttTACGAACACGAAGGCAAACCAGTCAGCTAAGTATGTACACAAAAAACCGGCTTTGgcgagacagacaggtagacgcTCACGATAGACACAGCCCGGGAGACACCTTGGTTGATGTAACTATCTTGACAGCAGTTCTGATATCATTATGCTCCTTATTAATTTACTGTGACTACCTCACTATCACTATActgtcactgttgtcattatcattattgctatactaccattattatcactattaacattaccattaccaatatcactaacatcatcattcctattactataaattatcgttatcattattaccacagtatcactatcgttatcataattactctactatcactagtatcattattatactactatatttcattactatcagaattatttatatcgctatcattatgaccatcattatattCTCATTACAATGATAGAAGTCGTACCATTAGTGCTGATGTTATGGGTACTAGAATTATAACtaaaattattttcttatcatactAATATCACTTATTACTAAGATCACCATTCgtaccactgtcattattatcatcacttatcagTTATAATCAAAACTGTTAACATCACTGTTGTCAgaaccactgttatcattatcattatcattctcaatgatgtcattatcatcaccattatcattaatattctcagACTGTTAAGTTCTGCAATTTCTATCACAACCATAACTGACATCATCTATCAccatttatcaccatcattgccataaTCATCACTTCCACAATCCTAAAGGATATTAATAAGCACAAGCTGAAGCGTTAGAACAACCATGGTGACGTCACGCACCTGCATACAACCGGGCCAGGTGTAAGACCAGGCACAGGGTATGGTTGGACAACTAGAAGGAGACGCAGAGACACAGGCAAGACAAAGACACAAAACACCAACAGAAaattaggaagagagggaggaagggagaagtgagtaAGTCAGTgagtgaatatgagagagagagagagagagagagagagagagagagagagagagagagagagaaagggagagggagagggagagggagagggagagaaagagagagagggagagggagagggagagggagagagagagagagagagagagagagagagagagagagagagagagagagagagagagagagagagagagagagaaagagagagaggggggagagagagagagagaagagagagagagagagagagagagagagagagagagagagagagagagagagagagagagagagagagagagagagagagagagagagggagagagagagagagagagagagagagagagagagagagagagagagagagagagagagagagagagagagagagagagagagagagagagagagagagagagagagagagagagagagagagagagagagagagagagagagagagagagagagagagagagagagagagagagagagagagagagagagagagagagagagagagagagagagagagagagagagagagagagagagagagagagagagagagagagagagagagagagagagagagagagagagagagagagagagagagagagagagagagagagagagagagagagagagagagagagagagagagagagagagagagagagagagagagagagagagagacagagagagagagagagagagagagagagagagagagagagagagagagagagagagagagagagagagagagagagagagagagagagagagagagagagagagagagagagagagagagagagagagagagagagagagagagagagagagagagagagagagagagagagagagagagagagagagaaaaagagagagaaaaagagagagagaaagagagagagaaagagaaagagaaagagaaagagaaagagaaaagagagaaagagagaaagcgaaggaacgaaggagcgaaagaacgagagagaccgagagaaagagagaacagaacgaaagagaacgagTAAACCATAGACCAGCCGCAGACGGACAGAAAGCCAGACCGATCAAGACAAAAGCAGCCAAAGAGGCCACGCggggaagagacaaacaaaagagagaggcaaggaaaagCACAGCAAATTCGACCCGCCGACGAGTAAACCCACCTTTGATATAGACGTTCTTCTCCGTGTAGGTGGCCAGGTAGCTGAGCAGGAGGTCCTTCCAGTAGGAGCGGTACGAGATGAGACCCAAGTCGCTGAGGGGCTTCTCGGGAGAGCCGATCTTGCCCTCGTTCTTCGTCAGGAGGTAACCTGGAGGAGGAGCACGCAGGATGGAgttaaaatatatacagatagatagtatgcaaatgcgagcgtgtgtgtgtcactgtgtatgtgtgcatgtatgtatgtatgtatgtatgtatgtatgtatgtatgtatgtatgtatgtatgtatgtatgtatgtatgtatgtatgtatgtatgcatgcatgcatgcatgcatgtatgtgagtgagtgcgagtgtgtgtgtgtgtgtgtgtgtgtgtgtgtgtgtgtgtgtgtgtgtgtgtgtgtgtgtgtgtgtgtgtgcgtgcgcgcgcgcgcgtgtgtatccgtgtgcgtgtaatattatttatatattacacacacacacacacacacacacacacacacacacacacacacacacacacacacacacacacacacacaatatatatatatatatatatatatatatatatatatatatatatacacgtgtatgtatatatacataaatatatacatgtgtatatagatagatagatagatagatacacattcgtgtatacaaatacatatacatctgaaaataataaataaatacatatacatatatgcatacgtacatccatacacacaatcGTACATCAACAAAGCTAAAAAATACGCGTTTCCCGTCAAGTGTTCGCGTGCGGAAGCCGGGTctggggaggaagggcagagcgcAGAACAGCAGCTGGAAGCGAAGCGGGTgtagcccctcccccttccccctccccaaccatcctccttctccccctccccctccctcctcccaatacatccttcttctccccctcctctttcctcccactccctcctccttctccccccaccccatcccccacccattccccttctccccccaccccatccccatccatcctccttctccccccacttacccctccctccactcccaacCCGACTGTTAGTTTGATGACCTTCATGACGCACCTCTCACCCTTATGCAATGAGTACCGGTTGCATTACATAATGactctgccctcctcctcctccccctcctgcatccccctctcctctctccctcctctcccttccctctccccccctcccttccttccctccctccccctccccgccccctctccctccctcctttccttccctccctccctccccctctccctcattccctccttcccctcatcctccctcccgccctcctctccccactcccttccctcattccctcattcccctctcccctctcccttcccacttcatccctccctactcccctctcctgccatgaggcctcctgccctcccctgccctcatTGTCAGATCAACAGCCTCAGATGCAAGGATACGTGCATACAGACATggatatattcaaacacacaagcATTGATACAACACAAGTCGCACGCAAACATCCAGGTATATAcgttcacacgcacatacaggcacacaaacaaacaagcactgatagatatacattcatacctaAAATTTAtattcaaaaacacacaaacacacacatacacacacacacacacacacacacacacacacacagaaacaagtatacccaaaccatcacgcacgcgcacgcgcacacgcacacacacatacatatacatacacacacacacacacacacatacacatacacatacacatacacacacacacacacacacacatacatacacacatacacacacacacacacacacacacgcacagacgcacgcacgcacacacgcatgcatgcacacgcacgcatgcatgtacacgcacacacacacacacacacacacgcacacatgcatgcacacgcacgcatgcacgcacgaacacacacacgcacacgcagctcACTAACCCCCCCTTGAGAAAACCTACGAAGAAGCCCATGAAGCCTCAtgaaccctccctctcttcttcccttgtgATTCCTTCCTGCCTCACGCTCGGGCAtcctttctcgtcctcctttcccttttccttctacttctcgttttccctttccttcttcttcttttctccttctatttttccccatctttctccttctccttcttcttcttcttcactttcgatttcttattctcttttctccttttccttctcctgcctgatactccgccccctcctctttATACCTagtactcctttccctcccccttcccctcctactgaggactaccctccccccacctcctcactcggaggaccccctccttccttctccttaagCCGaagacccctccccttcctcctctccaccccctccctcttccccccacacccGTGCAACCTCCACGAGCCCGTCATCCCTCTCGGAgctcccttaaccccctcccctttcctccctccccctcctccccgtccccttacACCCTTCCAcacacttccctccccccacccccttacccccgccccatacccacctcctccacttctctcccctcccccattccctcccctcctccctccaccacccttcctccctccaccacccctcctccctccaccacccttcctccctccaccacccttcctccctccaccacccctcctccctccaccacccctcttcccctacccccttattTTTGAAACGCGCTCCTCCCCTCAATCCATAAAATCAGCTGTTGATTCAGATGTTCCTCATGGCGCACCATCACACTCGCAGGGCTGATCTCATTATATTAAAAACGAAAATCTTGATTAAACTCACGTTTATTTAAGCAAGAAGACTGAAGTTTATTACTACTCGACAGCggctgagaaaaaaaatatttcagaagtTTCTCCAAGTATTACccatttgttgatttgtttgtttgtctgttttcgtttttcttcatcgCCTCGTTTCCTCGTAACCCGTACAAACGTTCATTTTTTTTAGCGTAATTGTACGTGAAAAACGTAAAACGCAAGTATCCCTGAACGTGTAAAATTGCTGTCCGAGAAAGAAACAGCATACGCACAAAAAGGCATTTTCAACTTggcaatttaaataaataaataaataaataaataaataaataaataaaataatgataataatgaagcttCGGTCTGGACGCTTGCGACTCTCCTCTCGgacgaaagagaagggaaaaaaacacacatccgTTTTCTGTCTACCGGGTTCCAACAGcaaatatctatttacatacggCCAGATCCTAATTTTCCTTCGCGCCcaacgaacgaaagaaaatggGCGACGCAGAGTGAAAGTCCTCAACCTCAAAATAACGCAAATCCTTCTGAAAACTGAATGTCGCGTGTCTCAACATCCTTCAACATTTACGAAGGACTTATGGGTGTCCTTCCtccatacaataataaaaaaaaaaaaaaaaaaaaaaaaaaaaaaatcaccttcctCTGTAGGCCTATCACCGAACCCTGCGCCCAAGTCGGCTCTGTCAGTTACATAATTAATGGGAAAAAATCGCCATTATCCAAGTATTGTCTGAAAACTGTCGTAACGACTGAGCGGACGAATAACCGacttcaaggggggggggggggtcgccgacGGAATGGCTCGCTCTCGTGACACGTTACTTATTGAATCACGATAATcatacttttttgtttctttctgtttttggcaCGACTTTATTTCCAcacataagggagagagggagactaagtgggggagaaggttggggggaggtagaggtggagaggggagagttgggaaggggaaagaggaaagggggaaggagagggaggaagagaagaaaagaaagaaaaagaaaaagaaaaagaaaagaaaaaaaagaaaagaaggaatataaaaaaaggaataaaaaataaaagaattgcaCCTAGAAAAAAATTCTGCCCCACATGCCCGGCCAAAGAGGGCGGCCATTACGCATACGCCTCATACACACCTCCACAGTATTGGTTTACCATTTTTAAAGTCTAATGACTGGCaggagcacagggagtggggtgggaggggtaggggggtccGTCCGCTTATCGAGCAACCGACGCACACGAACGGCGCCCGTCTGAATCGCAAGGGCATCCGCAGCGTACGTAGTGTCCGTTGTGcttgataataaatatacatgtatatatcgacGCCCAATAACGCCCACGCCAGAGCAATTGAAAGGCGCCCGTGCTTGAGGTGAAGCGTGGGCGCCCTTTCGTAAATATTGCTCGGGTCGATGATGGCAAAGGTTGGAATTTAGAGTGAAAATAAGACTTAAATTAAGATTAATGAAAAGAAATTACAGCTAAATtaagataaatgaatatgaaacaaTACGAAAGGACTGCAAAACAACTAAATTACCGCGTGCCTCCAATCGCCATGACACCGAGACCCACGTAAGCAGAAAAGGTCAAAATGAGAACGAATACCTTCATAATACGAAATATGTATTTAAtcagtttcgaatatatcttcgtcggaaataaatctcaaggtttttttgtttttttctccgacGAACATCTGTCACAGTGATCACGGTTCGCTGAAACCCAACACCTGATTTCGTCGCGGTGAAAATAACCCACGCAAAAAGCCCTCACGCGGAGTATACCGGTGAAAGTAACGCGCGAGGGTAACGGGTAACACGAAGGTAACGCGAAAGGGAAAAAGATTCAAAGGGCGATGTCTGACTCCATAAAGACTTGTAAATACTTTCAGTGCAACAAAATTGAGATTAGGGTAAAAAGTAATCAcggtaataatagaaaaaaaaatacagcagaaTGGAAAACCTAAGTATCTCTTACTGCTGTAGTTGTAGTAAGTTTAAAAATAACAACtctatatagaatatattattgtaaatatgaatatataaatacatgggaAAGGGATGGACGGATAAATGATTATGTACGAGCAGAAATTGATATTTTtctgaaagatgaaaaaataagaggaggaagaggaggaggaggaggaggaggaagcacaaGAAAACATGAATAACCTTCCCTTCTCAGCAACTTTTATAGAGAGGAGCGCCGGGCGATTCATGCCGCACCGCGACCCAccttccctccaaccttccctccctccttccttccctcactcactcacttatttactcactcactcactcactcactcaatccctcacttactttcactcttcctccctccctcccctattccatcatttactcctttcctcccttattccatcaattcctcccttcctccctctccctccctccccttcccccccccctcccaactgaCCCTCCCTTTCGAAACACCCACTATCGCGAAGCCTTCGTCTCACGGCACGAACGCGCGTGAGGTGAAAACACGCGCCGTCACGCTAACGCCATCGCCGACTCCCAATACGCGCGTGGAAATAGCGCCCGTTGctggctttatcattattaagcgCTGAGCGGGTCCTTCCTTCGCGCGACCGACcggcgtgggagagagaggtgcgggagaaggggaggggaggggatgggaagggaggggaggggaggggagtgagtgagtgagggagggagggagggagggagggagggaggggaggggaggggaggggaggggaggggaggggaggggagcggaggggaggggagggagggagggaaggagggagagagagagaggcagagagacagaaatacagagagtgagagagaaacagagacagagatccgACGACGAATAGAACCaaccccttcgccccttccccttccctctcccccctttttgaccccaccctatcccccttcacccacccacccttacccctacccatccatcccccaacccccactcccctccccacacagaGACCAAGGGGGCTTTTGAAGGGCACAAGTTGAATTTTACGAGGGCAACTTCGGAGCCCATACtgagggcagggggcagggggcagggggcagagaGCAGGGGGCAAGGggatggggaggcagggaggggagcaAGGGGGAAACAGCGGTAGGCCTATGGCGGAGCAGAGGTTACGACGGTCTTCTATAAACCTGTAACCGGTAAGGGCCAATGGCTTTCAGGGAAGTGGAtctggggtgagggggtgaggggaggggaggggaggaggcggtgcTGGTTGGGAATGAAAagtggataagggagagagggataaaagaggaggaaggaaggaggatggaagacagggaggaagaattgaggaaaagagggataaaggagtgaggaagagaggtagaaaagattgataaacagagtgaggaaggagggagaaagagagggagaaagaagtgaggaacagagggaggaaggagggaggaagagagggagtgagagtaaggcacagaggagagagaggagagagagagagagagagagagagagagagagagagagagagagatacagagggagagagagaaagagggagagagagaaagagggagagagagaaagagggagagagagaaagaggagagagagagagagagagagagagagagagagagagagagagagagagagagagagagagagagagagagagagagagagagagagagagacagagagagacagagagagacagagagagacagagagagacagagagagactgagagacagagagacagacagagacagagaatcgaATCaaactcccccaaccccctcccctttcctctcttccccccaccccgaccccctcccctttcctctcttccccccacccccaccccctccccctccctactccgcCCGTTCCGGAAGGAGACGACCTCCTGCTCAAGCCGTCGCcgccacgcccacacgcccacacgcccacacgcccgcaagCCCGTTCAGCCTATTTCACGCGAGCGTGGCCGAGACGCAAAGGGAAATTCAtgcaagggtggggggtggggagagttagggggatgggggagagttagggagatggggggagtgaagggggagattTTGCTGGACTGCCTGGTCGCTATCGTAGCATTTATATttatccacatcatcattatcatcacagatattatccttctcttcctgttcgtctccatcactatcctcatcattacaatcatcaccatttcATCAAAATCCCCACCatcacaacaataaaacaagaaaaaaatccaaattatTAACGCTCTTAATCCCATCATCCCtggccttatcatcatcattctcttcataattcttcattatcattgtgtatACCTTAACCATTAAACCTGCTATAtgtttttttactattatgattcatTATTAGAATTACCTTCATCAATATATCACTCaccgtcattacttttattatcattattatcacactcatagtcatcatcatcatcaccctcatcacttcatcatcatcatcatctttatcactcttCTTACTACCATATTTATGCTAAATACCTAAAtcaccctctcctcattctcaccatcattttcaccataattcctaccattatcaccatcgttttcatcataattcccatgatcatcaccatcatttccaccATAATTCCTACCACCATTCTTACCATCATTCCCTCCACCGTTCTCCCCACCATTCCCACCCTCATTCCCACCCTCAttctcacccccactcccaccatcGCTCTCAACACCTCTCCTCATCTCAACTCCCGGCCCTTCTTCCCGAGGCGAGGCTACTCACTGAAGTCAATGAGGAGTCTGCCGTAGCCCTGGCGTTGGTACGGCGGTAGCGTCATGATGCAAGACACGTTGTAATTCAGAAGGCTGTTCTTCTCctgaaaaagataaacaaaggcACGTGGTTAGGGGGGAGATGCATCTCACTTGAGAGTCTGGCATTTCAATGATATACTTGTGCTAGGGTTAGGGTTAATGTAattgcacgtgtatgtatgtgtgtgcgtgtgtatttatttacacgtgcatgtagatgtatgtagatagatggatagatagatagataaacagatagttggatggatagacagataaatatacacagacagaaaaatataatacGATATATATTTTCAGGTAAGTAAAACCAGACAGATGGAGTGatcgatagatacagatagatagatgaatcgatagacaggcacagagatacagacagatcaataaatc
The sequence above is drawn from the Penaeus chinensis breed Huanghai No. 1 chromosome 33, ASM1920278v2, whole genome shotgun sequence genome and encodes:
- the LOC125043299 gene encoding histone acetyltransferase KAT7-like, with the protein product MTLPPYQRQGYGRLLIDFSYLLTKNEGKIGSPEKPLSDLGLISYRSYWKDLLLSYLATYTEKNVYIKDMSTEMAVSSYDIVSTFQAMGMMKYWKGKHILLRRQDLLEEFLERQKRRRADYKEIDPKCLNWRPYVPPPPSEDQTSSNKNKAAAANKAAADRKKAQAAASSQ